A genomic segment from uncultured Marinifilum sp. encodes:
- the pstS gene encoding phosphate ABC transporter substrate-binding protein PstS has product MKKFQLLLTAVISIALLASCGNSEKNKAANNKKAKSITGAGATFPQPFYNKIFKSYTKEQGLLVTYGGIGSGGGIRSLKDKIVDFGASDAFLNDKKLADMPGEVLHVPTCLGAVVAAYNLPGKPELKFTPELMEGVFMGKITKWNDAKIAAVNPNINLPDLAITVVYRSDGSGTTFIFSDYMSKVSSEWSEKIGAGKALQWPVGIGAKGNPGVAGTISQTSGAIGYIGSEYAFAMGIPVASIQNQAGNFILPSVESVSASAKGEMPADTRVSLTNTDAADGYPISSFTWIIIYKEQNYNNRSKDQASQTIKLIDWVISADAQKETTKVHYAPLPEAAVVKAKAVLKKVTYNGETLSNL; this is encoded by the coding sequence ATGAAAAAATTTCAATTGCTTCTTACAGCTGTTATTTCAATTGCTTTATTGGCAAGTTGTGGTAATTCTGAAAAAAACAAAGCTGCAAACAATAAAAAAGCAAAAAGTATTACTGGTGCCGGTGCAACATTCCCTCAACCATTTTACAACAAAATTTTTAAAAGTTACACAAAAGAACAAGGCTTACTGGTAACTTATGGTGGAATTGGTTCTGGTGGTGGAATCCGCAGTTTAAAAGATAAAATTGTTGATTTTGGTGCAAGTGATGCCTTTTTAAATGATAAAAAACTTGCTGACATGCCAGGAGAAGTTCTTCATGTTCCTACTTGTTTAGGTGCCGTTGTAGCTGCATATAACCTACCTGGAAAACCAGAACTAAAATTCACTCCTGAATTAATGGAAGGTGTTTTTATGGGTAAAATTACCAAATGGAACGACGCTAAAATTGCTGCTGTAAATCCTAATATAAATCTACCAGATCTTGCAATTACTGTTGTATATCGTTCTGACGGAAGTGGTACTACTTTTATCTTTAGCGATTACATGAGTAAAGTAAGCTCGGAATGGTCGGAGAAAATTGGTGCTGGTAAAGCTCTTCAATGGCCTGTAGGTATTGGTGCTAAAGGTAATCCTGGTGTTGCTGGTACAATTAGCCAAACAAGTGGTGCTATTGGTTACATTGGTTCTGAGTATGCTTTTGCAATGGGAATTCCTGTAGCAAGCATTCAAAATCAGGCAGGTAACTTTATTTTGCCTTCTGTTGAATCGGTAAGTGCTTCGGCAAAAGGAGAAATGCCTGCCGATACACGTGTTAGCCTAACCAATACTGATGCTGCTGATGGTTATCCAATTTCTAGCTTTACCTGGATAATTATTTACAAAGAGCAAAATTACAATAACAGAAGTAAAGATCAGGCAAGTCAAACCATTAAATTAATCGACTGGGTAATAAGTGCCGATGCACAAAAAGAAACTACTAAAGTTCACTATGCTCCACTTCCCGAAGCTGCAGTTGTAAAAGCAAAAGCCGTTTTGAAAAAGGTTACATATAATGGAGAAACATTATCTAATCTATAA
- a CDS encoding PhoU domain-containing protein: MKLTLQEQFEILENVVLLGLDIIDVKEVEKFKFNESILDKFELKLSDNIIQTIGLQHPMASDLRLLISYFRMIGHIERIGDQLNNILRFINKMEPPFIPETHRESLLDMLSISEKMVRKALISFDDRDQEYAIWTIKNDELVDEMQYNLLKRMVKKYTPKDIDKTGIYNLINFASILSNIERIADNATNIAEASIYFQQGIDLRHQDLPDKE; the protein is encoded by the coding sequence ATGAAACTGACACTTCAGGAACAATTCGAAATATTGGAAAATGTTGTTTTGTTGGGACTGGACATTATAGATGTTAAGGAAGTTGAAAAATTTAAATTCAACGAAAGCATATTAGATAAATTTGAACTAAAATTAAGCGATAACATTATCCAAACCATAGGTCTGCAACATCCAATGGCTAGTGATTTACGTCTTCTTATCTCCTACTTCAGAATGATTGGTCATATCGAAAGGATTGGAGATCAGTTAAATAATATATTGCGTTTTATAAATAAAATGGAACCTCCTTTTATTCCAGAAACCCATAGAGAATCCTTATTAGATATGTTATCGATAAGTGAAAAAATGGTTAGAAAAGCATTAATATCATTCGATGATCGCGATCAAGAATATGCCATTTGGACAATAAAAAATGATGAGTTAGTTGACGAAATGCAATACAACTTATTAAAAAGAATGGTGAAAAAGTACACTCCAAAAGATATTGATAAAACTGGAATTTACAACTTAATAAATTTTGCAAGCATATTAAGTAATATAGAGAGAATTGCTGATAATGCCACTAATATTGCCGAAGCATCAATTTATTTCCAGCAAGGAATCGATTTGCGTCATCAGGACTTACCCGATAAAGAGTAA
- the pstB gene encoding phosphate ABC transporter ATP-binding protein PstB, whose amino-acid sequence MESTVLMKEKELTQQTYKAKNVIQNPIENIESPVLKIDDLSVSYGGDKFSIRNVSAGIAKNKITAIMGPSGCGKSTLLRAINRMHELYPNTHNKGAVYLGKENIYKLNPIQLRRKIGMVFQRPNPFPTMSIYDNVIAGFNLNGIRLKRSEKDEIVEKSLREVGLWDEVKDSLHNRGTFLSGGQQQRLCIARALAYTPDIILLDEPTSALDPIATAKIEDLLVKLKKDFTIVLVTHNMSQAARISDYSMFMYLGELVEYGKTKQMFTTPKDKRTEEYLTGKFG is encoded by the coding sequence ATGGAAAGTACAGTACTAATGAAAGAGAAAGAGCTTACACAGCAAACATATAAAGCAAAAAACGTGATACAGAATCCAATTGAAAATATCGAATCTCCTGTGCTGAAAATTGATGATTTATCAGTTTCGTATGGTGGCGACAAATTCTCCATCCGAAATGTATCGGCTGGCATTGCCAAAAATAAAATAACTGCAATTATGGGTCCTTCGGGATGCGGTAAAAGTACATTGCTAAGAGCCATTAACCGCATGCACGAATTATATCCAAACACGCATAATAAGGGTGCTGTATATTTAGGCAAGGAAAACATTTACAAGTTGAATCCTATTCAATTAAGAAGAAAAATTGGAATGGTTTTTCAACGTCCTAACCCATTTCCAACCATGAGTATTTACGACAATGTTATTGCTGGATTTAATTTAAATGGAATAAGACTAAAACGTTCCGAGAAAGATGAAATAGTTGAAAAATCGCTTCGTGAAGTTGGACTTTGGGATGAAGTAAAAGATTCTCTTCATAATAGAGGGACCTTTTTATCGGGAGGACAACAACAGCGTTTGTGTATTGCACGTGCACTGGCTTACACACCAGATATTATTCTTTTAGATGAACCAACTTCTGCTCTCGATCCAATTGCAACAGCTAAAATTGAAGACCTTTTGGTAAAATTAAAAAAGGATTTTACAATTGTTTTGGTTACTCATAATATGTCGCAAGCTGCTCGAATTTCTGATTATTCGATGTTTATGTATTTGGGTGAACTTGTAGAATATGGTAAAACCAAACAAATGTTTACCACCCCAAAAGATAAGCGCACAGAAGAATATCTAACTGGTAAATTTGGTTGA
- a CDS encoding NAD-dependent deacylase, producing the protein MKNNLQKVADVILASKSMIAFTGAGISVESGIPPFRGPQGLWSKYDPKCLDLDYFHSNPKDSWIAIKEIFYDFFGTAKPNKAHKVLAEWEQKTLLKAVVTQNIDNLHQQAGSKTIFEFHGNSQKLICEKCGEIYLPEEIDLNNLPPCCKNDGTVLKPDFVFFGEGIPEKAYNNSLLFARNADLVIIVGTTGEVMPASMIPTEAKRNGATIIEINTEESNYTDRITDFFLQGKASEILEELSKLIKHTN; encoded by the coding sequence ATGAAAAATAATTTACAAAAAGTTGCAGATGTAATTTTAGCATCGAAATCGATGATTGCATTTACAGGAGCAGGAATTTCTGTTGAAAGTGGTATTCCTCCTTTTCGGGGGCCACAAGGTTTATGGAGTAAATATGATCCTAAATGTTTAGATTTAGACTACTTTCATTCAAATCCGAAAGATTCATGGATTGCTATAAAAGAGATATTTTATGATTTTTTTGGAACTGCAAAGCCGAATAAAGCTCATAAGGTACTTGCAGAATGGGAACAAAAAACTTTGTTAAAAGCTGTTGTTACTCAAAATATAGATAATCTGCATCAACAGGCGGGATCGAAAACTATTTTCGAATTTCATGGTAATTCTCAAAAATTAATATGTGAAAAGTGTGGAGAAATTTATTTGCCCGAGGAGATTGATTTAAACAATTTACCTCCTTGTTGTAAGAATGATGGAACGGTTTTAAAACCCGATTTTGTGTTTTTTGGCGAAGGAATCCCAGAGAAGGCATATAATAATTCTTTACTTTTTGCACGAAATGCCGATCTTGTAATAATTGTGGGAACAACTGGTGAGGTTATGCCTGCATCTATGATTCCTACCGAGGCTAAACGTAATGGTGCTACTATTATCGAGATTAATACCGAAGAATCGAATTATACGGATAGAATTACCGATTTTTTTCTTCAAGGAAAGGCTAGTGAAATACTCGAAGAATTAAGCAAATTAATAAAACATACTAATTAA
- the ltrA gene encoding group II intron reverse transcriptase/maturase, translated as MCYFHQVLSPIYERQFSNNSFGFRPKRSTHKALFQCKRFISEGYRYAIDMDMAKFFDRVNHSKLIEVLSRTVKDGRVISLIHHYLNAGVVVEHKFEKTEAGVPQGGPLSPLLSNIMLNELDKELHKRGHKFVRYADDLVILCKSKRAGQRIKNSVMKFIEEQLFLKVNRDKTSVVYFNQIKFLGYSFYKTKGNTRFRIHPQSIVKLKSKLKVLTSRSNGWGNEKRKSKLSSFIKGWVNYYKYADILNLMKRIDEWYRRRLRMVIWKQWKNLRTKGRNLIKLGIDKYKAWEFANTRKSYWRTSKSPILSRSVTNKRLKLAGYIFFTDYYTKVRV; from the coding sequence ATTTGCTATTTTCATCAAGTTTTATCTCCAATTTACGAGCGACAATTCTCAAACAATAGTTTTGGTTTTCGCCCTAAGCGAAGTACGCATAAAGCCTTGTTTCAATGTAAGCGATTTATATCAGAAGGATATAGGTATGCTATTGATATGGACATGGCTAAGTTTTTCGACAGGGTTAATCATAGCAAGTTGATTGAAGTATTGTCACGTACGGTTAAAGACGGTCGGGTTATCTCATTGATTCATCACTACCTAAATGCAGGAGTTGTGGTGGAGCATAAATTTGAGAAAACAGAAGCAGGAGTACCACAAGGCGGACCACTAAGTCCGCTACTGAGTAATATAATGCTTAATGAACTCGACAAGGAACTCCATAAACGAGGTCATAAATTCGTTCGCTATGCCGATGACTTAGTGATTCTGTGTAAAAGCAAGAGAGCAGGACAGCGCATAAAGAATAGCGTGATGAAGTTTATTGAGGAGCAACTTTTTCTGAAAGTTAACAGGGATAAAACATCGGTGGTTTATTTCAATCAAATCAAGTTTCTGGGTTATTCCTTTTATAAAACAAAAGGGAATACCCGATTTCGTATTCATCCTCAAAGTATTGTTAAGCTTAAGTCAAAACTGAAAGTTTTAACCAGTAGAAGTAATGGTTGGGGTAATGAAAAGCGTAAGAGTAAATTATCGTCCTTTATAAAAGGTTGGGTAAATTATTATAAATACGCAGATATACTAAATTTAATGAAACGCATTGATGAGTGGTATCGTCGCCGATTACGTATGGTAATTTGGAAACAGTGGAAGAATCTAAGGACTAAAGGACGAAATCTTATTAAGCTTGGTATTGATAAATACAAAGCATGGGAATTTGCTAATACTCGAAAGTCCTATTGGCGAACGTCTAAAAGTCCTATTTTATCCCGAAGTGTAACAAATAAGCGATTAAAGCTGGCAGGTTACATTTTCTTTACTGATTATTATACGAAAGTGAGAGTGTGA
- the istA gene encoding IS21 family transposase, whose product MNKNKKVFMWYKVKELSAEGLNQSQIKLELGIDRGTVRKYLLMSEAQFLSWISTPRRMPKKLNGYYNFVKELLEGAPYLSAAQVEDRLKEHYSDLPDVSSKTVYNFVQTVRKEQNIPKYKEKLPRQYEKLPETEYGEEAQVDFGSYRMLSSGSGRVKIYFFTMVLSRSRQKFVYCQRMPFTTETANYAHELAFEYFQGIPRRIIYDQDRVFIKDENLGDVLLTDGFMQFTNAHPFEVIFCRKADPESKGKVENVVKYVKHNYLKGRVFQDIDRLQKEVLQWLDRTGNAKIHGTTRRIPKQEWEKEKQYLLTYSGKPEKPFLNLPTYPVRKDNTVLYRSNYYSLPLGTYQDRGTNVLLEEKEMKLFFYTNDNLLLATHELSLDTGRIIKNNDHAREKSKTLQKTYELVFESLRYIPQTEQYLAAIEKNKPRYFHDNLRVIQKNIESSSQEITKLALVYCYENQILNANRFAEVLNYFENEQALKNVKHNVCIETGNLNKQQNDDMQPQKSDINEYESIMN is encoded by the coding sequence ATGAATAAAAACAAAAAAGTTTTTATGTGGTACAAAGTTAAAGAATTATCAGCAGAAGGACTAAATCAAAGTCAAATCAAATTAGAGTTAGGTATCGACAGAGGAACTGTACGCAAATATCTTTTAATGAGTGAAGCTCAGTTTTTATCATGGATCAGTACACCTCGCAGAATGCCCAAAAAGCTAAATGGGTATTATAATTTTGTGAAAGAATTATTGGAAGGTGCACCCTATTTATCAGCAGCCCAGGTTGAAGATAGATTAAAAGAACATTATTCCGATCTGCCGGATGTAAGCAGCAAAACAGTCTATAATTTTGTTCAAACCGTAAGAAAGGAGCAAAATATACCCAAGTATAAAGAAAAACTTCCACGGCAGTACGAGAAGCTTCCTGAAACAGAATACGGAGAAGAGGCACAGGTAGATTTTGGATCATACCGCATGCTTAGCAGTGGAAGTGGCAGGGTTAAAATTTACTTTTTTACAATGGTACTTTCCCGTTCCCGACAAAAGTTTGTTTACTGTCAACGAATGCCATTTACTACAGAGACAGCAAATTATGCACATGAACTGGCATTCGAATATTTTCAGGGAATCCCCCGTCGAATAATCTATGATCAGGATCGTGTTTTTATAAAAGATGAAAATCTTGGAGATGTTCTTCTTACTGATGGATTTATGCAGTTTACAAATGCACATCCCTTTGAGGTGATATTTTGCAGAAAAGCAGACCCTGAAAGCAAAGGGAAAGTTGAAAATGTAGTAAAATACGTAAAACACAATTATCTGAAAGGAAGAGTATTCCAGGATATTGACAGATTGCAAAAAGAAGTTTTACAATGGCTTGATCGTACTGGAAATGCGAAGATACATGGAACAACCAGGCGTATCCCAAAACAAGAGTGGGAAAAAGAAAAGCAATACCTGCTGACCTATAGCGGAAAACCGGAAAAACCATTTTTAAACTTGCCGACATATCCTGTAAGAAAAGATAACACGGTGCTTTATCGAAGTAATTACTACAGCTTGCCTTTGGGTACATATCAAGACAGGGGTACCAATGTTTTACTGGAAGAAAAAGAAATGAAGCTTTTCTTTTATACGAATGATAACCTGTTGCTGGCCACACATGAGCTGTCTTTAGATACAGGTCGGATTATTAAAAACAATGACCATGCAAGGGAAAAGTCAAAGACTCTGCAAAAAACCTATGAGCTGGTTTTTGAAAGCTTAAGATATATTCCTCAAACCGAACAATATTTGGCAGCAATAGAGAAAAATAAACCCCGGTATTTCCATGATAATCTCCGAGTTATACAAAAGAACATTGAAAGTTCATCTCAGGAAATAACCAAATTAGCCCTTGTTTACTGTTATGAAAATCAGATACTAAATGCCAATCGTTTCGCCGAAGTACTGAATTACTTTGAAAATGAGCAAGCTCTAAAGAATGTAAAACACAATGTTTGTATAGAAACCGGCAATTTGAATAAGCAGCAAAATGATGATATGCAACCTCAGAAAAGTGATATCAATGAATATGAATCAATAATGAATTAA
- the fabG gene encoding 3-oxoacyl-[acyl-carrier-protein] reductase translates to MKLLEGKTAIITGASRGIGKAVAIEFAKQGCNVAFTDLFYNEQAIETEKEIASYGVKVKGYASDASNFADTDKVVAEIVKEFGALDILVNNAGITKDTLLMRMTEEQWDMVINVNLKSVFNFTKAAQRTMLKQRSGSIINMSSVVGVSGNAGQANYSASKAGIIGFTKSVAKELGSRGIRSNAIAPGFIITEMTGKLPEDVVKEWAGKIPLKRGGTPEEIAKTCVYLGSDLSSYVSGQTIHVCGGMNM, encoded by the coding sequence ATGAAATTATTAGAAGGAAAAACAGCGATTATTACTGGTGCTTCACGTGGTATCGGTAAGGCTGTTGCAATCGAATTTGCAAAACAAGGTTGTAATGTTGCTTTTACCGATTTGTTCTACAACGAACAAGCTATCGAAACAGAAAAAGAAATTGCTTCTTACGGTGTAAAAGTAAAAGGATATGCCTCTGATGCAAGTAACTTTGCTGATACAGATAAAGTAGTTGCTGAGATTGTGAAAGAATTTGGTGCACTTGATATTTTGGTAAACAATGCAGGTATTACTAAAGATACTTTATTAATGCGTATGACTGAAGAACAGTGGGATATGGTTATTAATGTTAACCTAAAATCTGTTTTCAACTTTACAAAAGCGGCTCAAAGAACTATGTTAAAACAACGTAGTGGTTCTATTATCAACATGAGTTCTGTAGTAGGTGTGAGTGGAAATGCTGGTCAGGCTAACTATTCTGCATCAAAAGCAGGTATTATTGGTTTTACAAAATCGGTTGCTAAAGAGTTAGGATCAAGAGGTATTCGTTCGAATGCAATTGCTCCTGGTTTTATTATTACCGAAATGACAGGGAAACTTCCTGAAGATGTTGTAAAAGAATGGGCTGGTAAAATTCCATTGAAAAGAGGAGGAACTCCCGAAGAAATCGCAAAAACTTGTGTTTACTTAGGTTCCGATCTTTCGTCTTATGTTAGCGGACAAACCATTCATGTTTGTGGTGGAATGAATATGTAA
- the istB gene encoding IS21-like element helper ATPase IstB codes for MKLLDQIKNYADILRLTKMKNEPEVLLHQAQIDKPSYQEFTLQLLQREVQHRKKTDLDRRMKLARLPKDHNLDKYDFNMANGMTVPQLKQLRELLWMEQNYNLILMGPSGTGKTYVAGGLVSDAVKSGHKAYFITMEELITVLKLKEMTSSALNTYNRLLKSHLVAIDDIMLFPIKKHEALAFFNLINHLHEQTSVIITTNKSPQQWAEMLDDEVLATALLDRLLFKCEVVKLEGKSYRMENRKTIFEQQSTL; via the coding sequence ATGAAGCTATTAGATCAAATTAAAAACTATGCCGATATTTTACGGCTGACAAAGATGAAGAACGAACCAGAAGTATTGCTTCATCAGGCACAGATAGACAAACCATCTTATCAGGAATTTACATTACAGCTCTTGCAAAGAGAGGTTCAGCACAGAAAGAAAACAGATCTTGACAGGAGAATGAAATTAGCCCGCCTGCCTAAAGATCACAACCTGGACAAGTATGACTTTAACATGGCAAATGGTATGACTGTGCCTCAATTGAAACAATTACGGGAATTATTATGGATGGAACAAAATTATAACCTGATACTAATGGGACCCTCAGGAACAGGAAAAACGTATGTTGCCGGCGGTTTGGTTAGCGATGCCGTAAAATCCGGTCATAAAGCTTATTTCATTACAATGGAGGAGTTAATAACGGTGCTAAAATTGAAAGAAATGACATCCAGTGCTCTCAATACCTATAACCGCCTTTTAAAGTCCCATTTAGTGGCCATAGACGATATAATGTTGTTCCCTATCAAGAAACATGAAGCTTTAGCCTTTTTTAATCTTATAAATCACCTGCACGAACAAACATCTGTAATAATCACAACAAATAAATCACCTCAGCAATGGGCAGAAATGCTCGATGATGAAGTATTGGCTACAGCATTATTGGATAGATTATTGTTTAAATGTGAGGTGGTAAAACTAGAAGGTAAAAGTTACAGAATGGAGAACAGGAAAACAATCTTTGAGCAGCAATCAACGCTCTGA
- the pstC gene encoding phosphate ABC transporter permease subunit PstC — protein sequence MNSEKLFKYLLIGSGVLIVLIALGIVTTLFIGSIPSFKEFGFGFIYSSEWNPTEGRESYGALPFIIGTLLTSILALIITFPFAFSISLFLGEYFKNGKLPSFLRSVVDLLAGIPSVVYGLWGFYALKPLVAELGLNAQGFGIFTSSIVLAIMIIPYASSLGAEVISMVPGSLKEAAYSLGATRFEVVRNVIVPNAGSGIFAGYILALGRAIGETMAVTMLIGNSNKIPTGIFDLGNTMASLIANQFGEAEGLKYTSLIEIGLLLFIITGIVNYIGKLIMRKLSA from the coding sequence ATGAACAGCGAAAAATTATTTAAATATCTGTTAATTGGTAGTGGTGTTCTTATTGTATTAATTGCACTGGGAATTGTTACTACCCTATTTATCGGATCCATTCCATCTTTTAAAGAATTTGGTTTTGGATTTATCTATTCTTCAGAATGGAATCCTACCGAAGGACGAGAATCTTATGGTGCACTACCATTCATCATCGGAACTCTCTTAACATCCATTCTAGCATTAATTATCACCTTCCCATTTGCCTTTTCTATCTCTCTTTTTCTGGGAGAGTATTTTAAAAACGGAAAACTACCTTCTTTTTTAAGATCTGTAGTTGATCTTTTAGCAGGTATTCCATCGGTGGTATATGGTTTATGGGGATTTTATGCTTTAAAACCCTTAGTTGCAGAGCTTGGACTTAACGCTCAGGGATTTGGAATATTCACCTCCTCGATAGTGTTAGCCATCATGATTATACCTTATGCTTCTTCTTTAGGTGCCGAAGTTATTTCTATGGTTCCCGGAAGTTTAAAAGAAGCTGCTTACTCACTGGGTGCTACCCGATTCGAGGTAGTAAGAAATGTTATTGTTCCCAATGCGGGTTCAGGAATTTTTGCAGGTTACATTCTTGCTTTAGGTAGAGCTATTGGTGAAACCATGGCAGTAACCATGCTTATTGGTAACTCAAATAAAATACCAACAGGAATTTTCGATTTGGGAAATACCATGGCAAGTTTAATTGCCAACCAGTTTGGTGAAGCCGAAGGGCTTAAATACACCTCGCTGATTGAAATAGGATTGCTCCTTTTCATTATCACAGGAATTGTGAATTACATCGGCAAATTAATTATGAGAAAATTATCGGCCTAG
- the pstA gene encoding phosphate ABC transporter permease PstA, whose translation MNISTEISNRKMKQRLLKDKIFTYMMIGLAFLSSVPLFLILYQLAVKGYRQLNISFFFEEAPDTMEAMIAVTNNEIIPGGIANGIVGTLIIVGMASLIAIPLGIICGIYLSENSEGKFPGIVRFIVDMLQGVPSIVLGVIGYIWIVKPITGGFSALAGAVALSIMMLPSIVRSTEETLKMIPGTLKEAALSLGVPYHKTILKVILPTGISGILTGIILGISRIAGETAPLMLTALGSTVINTDITEPSSAVPLLVWEFYNDPNLVNMIWSASLFLLLLILCLNLSAKAIAKKWKVQY comes from the coding sequence ATGAATATCTCTACAGAAATATCAAACAGAAAAATGAAGCAGCGCCTGCTTAAAGACAAGATCTTCACCTATATGATGATTGGTCTTGCTTTTCTATCAAGTGTACCTTTGTTTTTAATTCTATATCAGTTGGCAGTAAAAGGGTATCGCCAATTAAATATTAGCTTTTTCTTTGAGGAAGCGCCAGACACCATGGAAGCAATGATTGCCGTTACAAACAACGAAATTATTCCAGGTGGTATTGCCAATGGAATTGTTGGTACATTAATAATCGTAGGAATGGCATCCTTAATCGCAATCCCTTTAGGTATTATTTGTGGTATTTACTTATCGGAAAACTCCGAAGGAAAATTCCCAGGTATTGTCCGATTTATTGTTGACATGCTGCAAGGAGTTCCGTCTATCGTGTTAGGAGTTATCGGCTACATTTGGATTGTAAAGCCTATTACCGGCGGCTTTTCTGCTCTTGCAGGTGCCGTAGCATTATCAATCATGATGTTACCTTCTATCGTGCGTTCAACAGAAGAAACCTTAAAAATGATACCGGGAACACTAAAAGAGGCAGCTCTTTCCTTAGGTGTTCCTTATCACAAAACAATTCTGAAAGTGATTTTACCTACCGGAATTTCTGGTATATTAACTGGAATAATATTAGGTATTTCTAGAATTGCCGGAGAAACAGCTCCATTAATGCTAACTGCTTTGGGTAGTACAGTTATTAATACAGATATAACAGAACCATCGAGTGCAGTACCTCTTTTAGTTTGGGAATTTTATAACGACCCCAACCTTGTTAACATGATTTGGAGTGCCTCATTGTTTCTACTTCTTTTAATCTTATGCCTGAATTTATCAGCTAAAGCAATTGCAAAAAAATGGAAAGTACAGTACTAA
- a CDS encoding response regulator transcription factor — translation MKDLKILVVDDEEDLCEILQFNLKQEGFEVDTTHSSEQALKLELNKYDFFLLDIMMGEISGLELAKIIRRNPDLKEKPILFITAKGREIDKLKGFTVGADDYVAKPFSVKELIARIHVICKRVYSKSKHEISFEYENLKLIPESKKVSINGIDAGLTKTEFEILQLLLGNKGRVYSRDEIMHKVWAGDTYVGNRTVDVNVRRIRKKIGEYHNLIKTKSGYGYYFESLK, via the coding sequence ATGAAAGATTTAAAAATATTAGTAGTAGATGATGAAGAAGATTTGTGTGAAATCTTACAGTTCAATCTTAAGCAAGAAGGATTTGAAGTAGACACCACCCACTCGTCGGAACAGGCATTAAAATTAGAACTTAACAAATACGATTTCTTTCTTCTCGATATTATGATGGGAGAAATATCAGGTTTGGAACTGGCGAAAATTATCCGCCGAAATCCCGATCTGAAAGAAAAACCAATTCTTTTTATTACTGCCAAAGGAAGGGAAATAGATAAATTAAAAGGCTTTACAGTTGGAGCCGATGATTATGTAGCAAAACCATTCTCTGTTAAAGAGCTAATTGCAAGAATTCATGTTATCTGTAAACGAGTATATTCGAAATCGAAACACGAAATTTCTTTTGAGTATGAAAACTTAAAATTAATCCCCGAATCGAAAAAAGTGAGTATCAACGGAATTGATGCAGGCTTAACCAAAACAGAATTCGAAATACTACAACTACTTTTAGGCAATAAAGGTAGAGTATACTCTCGCGATGAAATTATGCATAAAGTTTGGGCTGGCGACACCTATGTTGGCAATAGAACTGTTGATGTTAACGTAAGACGAATTAGAAAAAAAATCGGAGAATATCATAATCTGATTAAAACAAAATCGGGTTACGGATACTATTTTGAATCCTTAAAATAA